In Streptomyces sp. RFCAC02, the following proteins share a genomic window:
- a CDS encoding carbohydrate kinase: MSGSGSRVTVVGEVLVDLLWRAGETELRAVPGGSPANVAVGLHRLGRPVTLLTAWGDDAPGVVVAEHLAGIGVDVRRVPSGTDRTLLALAHLDGDGGATYDFLGGWDPRELSVPGDTAVLHTGSLAVVVQPGADRVRELCRTLRRGGTTVVADLNVRPAVQPDRDAYRAACRDLAGSADVLKASEEDLAWLFPGLAPADAARELLAEGPRLVAVTLGAEGAIGVTAADEVRVAAPRVRVVDTVGAGDTFQAALLDAVAEQGGPPRGPEALTAVLTRCARAAAITCTRPGADPPTRAALGA; this comes from the coding sequence GTGAGCGGGTCCGGGAGCCGGGTCACAGTCGTCGGCGAGGTCCTGGTGGATCTCCTGTGGCGTGCGGGCGAAACGGAACTCCGCGCCGTCCCGGGCGGCAGCCCCGCCAATGTCGCGGTCGGCCTGCACCGTCTCGGCCGCCCGGTCACGCTCCTCACGGCGTGGGGCGACGACGCGCCCGGCGTCGTGGTGGCCGAGCACCTGGCGGGCATCGGCGTGGACGTGCGGCGCGTGCCGTCGGGCACCGACCGCACACTGCTCGCCCTGGCACACCTGGACGGGGACGGCGGTGCGACCTACGACTTCCTGGGGGGCTGGGACCCGCGGGAACTGTCCGTGCCCGGTGACACCGCGGTGCTCCACACCGGTTCGCTCGCCGTCGTGGTCCAGCCGGGTGCCGACCGGGTGCGGGAGCTGTGCCGCACCCTGCGGCGCGGCGGCACGACGGTCGTCGCCGACCTGAACGTGCGGCCCGCCGTCCAGCCGGACCGGGACGCCTACCGCGCGGCGTGCCGCGATCTCGCCGGTTCGGCGGACGTGCTCAAGGCCAGCGAGGAGGACCTGGCGTGGCTGTTCCCCGGCCTCGCGCCCGCGGACGCCGCGCGGGAGCTGCTCGCCGAGGGACCCCGGCTCGTCGCCGTCACGCTCGGCGCGGAGGGCGCGATCGGCGTCACGGCGGCGGACGAGGTGCGCGTGGCGGCGCCGCGGGTCCGCGTCGTGGACACGGTGGGCGCCGGCGACACGTTCCAGGCGGCCCTGCTCGACGCGGTCGCCGAGCAGGGCGGCCCGCCACGGGGGCCGGAGGCCCTGACGGCCGTGCTCACGCGGTGCGCGAGGGCCGCCGCGATCACGTGCACCCGGCCGGGGGCCGACCCGCCCACCCGGGCCGCCCTCGGCGCCTGA
- a CDS encoding dodecin gives MSEHIYRVTEIVGSSTESVDDAVRNAVDRASRTLRMLEWFEVTQVRGHIEDGRVAHFQVGLKVGFRLEDEAEA, from the coding sequence GTGAGCGAACACATCTACCGGGTGACGGAGATCGTCGGGTCGTCCACCGAGAGTGTGGACGACGCCGTCCGCAACGCGGTCGACCGCGCGTCCCGCACCCTGCGGATGCTGGAGTGGTTCGAGGTGACGCAGGTGCGCGGGCACATCGAGGACGGGCGCGTGGCGCACTTCCAGGTGGGCCTGAAAGTCGGTTTCCGTCTGGAGGACGAGGCGGAAGCCTGA
- a CDS encoding glycine hydroxymethyltransferase, whose amino-acid sequence MTADSTTSATASTAFRSSLDVIRGVEPRIADAIGREIEDQRASLKLIASENYASPAVLLTMGNWMSDKYAEGTVGRRFYAGCRNVDTVESVAAEHARELFGARHAYVQPHSGIDANLVAFWAVLAARVESPALERAGVRQVNDLTEADWSALRRELGNQRMLGMSLDAGGHLTHGFRPNISGKMFDQRSYGTDPETGLLDYDRVREAAREFRPLILIAGYSAYPRRVNFRIMREIADEVGATLMVDMAHFAGLVAGKVLTGDFDPVPHAQIVTTTTHKSLRGPRGGMVLCDDSLADQVDRGCPMVLGGPLPHVMAAKAVALAEARQPEFQDYAQRVVDNARALAEGLMRRGARLVTGGTDNHLCLIDVSGYGLTGRQAEAALLDAGIVTNRNAIPRDPNGAWYTSGIRIGTPALTTRGLTTDGMDEVAALIDTVLSRTKPGTAKSGAASKATYVLEEGVAEQVADRAADLLAKHPLYPGIDLS is encoded by the coding sequence GTGACCGCAGATTCCACGACATCCGCCACGGCGTCCACGGCGTTCCGCAGCAGCCTGGACGTGATCCGCGGTGTCGAGCCGAGGATCGCCGACGCCATCGGCCGCGAGATCGAGGACCAGCGTGCCTCGCTCAAGCTCATCGCCAGTGAGAACTACGCCTCCCCGGCGGTGCTCCTCACCATGGGCAACTGGATGAGCGACAAGTACGCCGAGGGCACCGTCGGCCGCCGCTTCTACGCGGGCTGCCGGAACGTCGACACCGTCGAGTCGGTGGCCGCCGAGCACGCGCGCGAGCTGTTCGGCGCCCGGCACGCCTACGTCCAGCCGCACTCCGGCATCGACGCGAACCTCGTGGCGTTCTGGGCCGTTCTCGCCGCCCGGGTGGAGAGCCCGGCGCTGGAGCGCGCCGGTGTCCGGCAGGTCAACGACCTGACCGAGGCCGACTGGTCCGCGCTCCGCCGCGAGCTGGGCAACCAGCGCATGCTCGGCATGTCCCTGGACGCGGGCGGTCACCTGACGCACGGCTTCCGGCCCAACATCTCCGGGAAGATGTTCGACCAGCGGTCGTACGGCACGGACCCGGAGACGGGGCTCCTCGACTACGACCGGGTGCGCGAGGCGGCGCGCGAGTTCCGTCCGCTGATCCTCATCGCCGGGTACTCCGCCTACCCGCGCCGGGTCAACTTCCGCATCATGCGGGAGATCGCCGACGAGGTGGGGGCCACGCTCATGGTGGACATGGCCCACTTCGCCGGCCTGGTGGCGGGCAAGGTCCTCACCGGTGACTTCGACCCGGTGCCGCACGCCCAGATCGTCACCACCACGACCCACAAGTCCCTGCGCGGCCCGCGCGGTGGCATGGTGCTGTGCGACGACTCCCTCGCGGACCAGGTGGACCGCGGCTGCCCGATGGTGCTCGGCGGTCCGCTGCCGCACGTCATGGCGGCGAAGGCCGTGGCCCTCGCGGAGGCGCGGCAGCCGGAGTTCCAGGACTACGCGCAGCGCGTCGTGGACAACGCCCGCGCCCTCGCCGAGGGGCTGATGCGGCGCGGCGCGCGCCTGGTCACCGGCGGCACCGACAACCACCTGTGCCTGATCGACGTGTCCGGCTACGGGCTCACCGGGCGCCAGGCGGAGGCGGCCCTCCTCGACGCCGGCATCGTGACCAACCGCAACGCCATCCCGCGCGACCCGAACGGCGCCTGGTACACCTCGGGCATCCGCATCGGCACGCCGGCGCTCACGACCCGGGGCCTGACCACCGATGGCATGGACGAGGTCGCCGCTCTCATCGACACCGTGCTCTCGCGCACGAAGCCCGGCACGGCCAAGAGCGGTGCCGCCTCCAAGGCGACCTATGTGCTGGAGGAGGGGGTCGCCGAGCAGGTCGCCGACCGCGCCGCGGACCTTCTCGCCAAGCACCCGCTGTACCCGGGTATCGACCTGAGCTGA
- a CDS encoding endonuclease V, which translates to MSPLQHTTPAGEDEAVAVQLRLREATVLDSSGPAPGLAGTLVAGVDVAYDDGRDLVVAAAVVLDAVTLTVVESATAARAVPFPYLPGLLAFRELPAVLDALGALRHTPDLVVCDGYGVAHPRRFGLACHLGVLTGLPAIGVAKTPFLFRYGPPGPRRGDAAPLLDGDEEVGRALRTRDGVKPVFVSAGHRTTLADACAHTLHLTTLGYRLPETTRAADRLCRQALRDA; encoded by the coding sequence GTGTCTCCCTTGCAGCACACCACTCCGGCCGGCGAGGACGAGGCCGTGGCCGTGCAGCTGAGGCTGCGCGAGGCCACCGTCCTCGACTCGTCCGGACCGGCTCCCGGGCTGGCCGGCACCCTCGTGGCCGGGGTGGACGTCGCCTACGACGACGGCAGGGACCTCGTGGTGGCCGCCGCCGTGGTCCTCGACGCGGTGACCCTCACCGTGGTCGAGAGCGCCACGGCGGCGCGGGCCGTCCCGTTCCCCTATCTGCCGGGCCTGCTCGCCTTCCGCGAACTGCCCGCCGTCCTGGACGCCCTGGGTGCCCTGCGGCACACTCCCGACCTCGTGGTCTGCGACGGTTACGGTGTCGCGCATCCACGGCGTTTCGGGCTCGCCTGCCACCTGGGGGTCCTCACGGGGTTGCCCGCGATCGGGGTGGCGAAGACCCCGTTCCTCTTCCGGTACGGGCCACCGGGGCCACGGCGCGGTGACGCGGCTCCGCTGCTGGACGGTGACGAGGAGGTCGGCCGCGCCCTGCGCACCAGAGACGGGGTGAAGCCCGTCTTCGTGTCCGCCGGGCACCGCACGACGCTCGCCGACGCGTGCGCCCACACCCTGCACCTCACGACGCTCGGCTACCGGCTGCCCGAGACGACGCGGGCGGCCGACCGGCTGTGCCGGCAGGCCCTGCGCGACGCCTGA
- a CDS encoding tetratricopeptide repeat protein codes for MDGQDESGGRIDLRHAQGVLIGSGVQHNTYVLPAHHVEWPHRVGVVPPPAACFHDRGDLADPPAGEPVTTYVLTGLGGVGKTQLAAHWARIAQARGDLDLLVWVPAASRQAVVAVYAEAAADVCPGQVADADQAAARFVAWLERTDRRWMVVLDDVTAPGDLHGLWPPQRPGGTTLVTTRRKDAALAGEGRGLVDVGLFTPDEAAGYLTRRLGGDPGRLTEAGELADDLGRLPLALAQACAYMLDQDMGCGAYRARLADRARRLDSLLPEASALPDQQRLTVAAAWALSIELADGLNPAGLARPVLELSSVLSPNGIPAGLYTTAAARAFLAAARGGREVDAEDARGAVRCLHRLSLVSAGPDGAPVQVHGLVQRTVREQLGPRRESVVVGRAADALHEMWPRTEREYAFGQLLRANAEALQDHGGALLWSGGDVHPVLLRAGQSLGTAGLLNATMAHYRRLASAATAYLGPDHLRTLASRSNAVRFLALAGDPPGAVAAYEDLLADFLRLAGPDDPRTLDTRREIAAARAQGGDRAGALTAYDRLYDDCVRVFGPRDRETLDIRFHVAKLLNDTGDTARATALCQELLRDCLRALGPSHSLTLDVRMKLADLRGDAGDPAGAVAACEQLLADCLATIGADHRDALSVRRQLAHWRGAAGDPAGAIADLEALLDDSVRVLGPHHIDVSAARFDLGLRRSEAGHPAGPMAAIEQAAAGMEQLLGAGHPLTITHRVLIAAWKTALLESDPAGAAAAMEELLPELVAAAGPDDPGVLMQRRMLAGIRGAIGDPAAAAREFAGLLADFVRVLGPEHPQTFAVRADLADWRSEADAPDGAVPEAEDVLGACRRVLGPTHPETLHALQVVAKNRRAAGDTAGAAAAYEDLIDVRRRVLGPDHPETLRARGTLADLRSEDADPADAVADHEELFADHLRVLGPEHPRTLDVRGRVLTARGEAGDPAGAAAAYGELLQDYQRLLGPDHMETLVARTTYAGLLAQAKEYARSAATYERVLTAGRRIWSPEHFATLMIRGCLAEMRSHVDGDPASGLPAFDALLADCVRALGPDHYVTDATRAYIAGLRERDATGAEGEAVTFHGLLESRGKAARAAGGDSEHVHHSPE; via the coding sequence GTGGACGGGCAGGACGAGTCCGGAGGCAGGATCGATCTGCGCCATGCGCAGGGTGTGCTGATCGGCAGCGGCGTCCAGCACAACACGTACGTCCTGCCGGCGCACCATGTCGAGTGGCCGCACCGGGTCGGGGTGGTTCCGCCGCCGGCGGCGTGCTTCCACGATCGGGGTGACCTGGCCGATCCTCCTGCCGGTGAGCCGGTGACGACGTATGTCCTGACCGGTCTCGGCGGTGTGGGCAAGACCCAACTGGCCGCGCACTGGGCGCGCATCGCGCAGGCCCGGGGCGATCTCGACCTGCTGGTGTGGGTGCCGGCGGCCAGTCGCCAGGCCGTCGTGGCGGTGTACGCGGAGGCGGCGGCGGACGTGTGCCCCGGCCAGGTCGCCGACGCCGACCAGGCGGCGGCCAGGTTCGTGGCCTGGCTGGAGCGCACCGACCGGCGGTGGATGGTGGTCCTGGACGACGTGACCGCGCCGGGGGACCTGCACGGCCTGTGGCCCCCGCAGCGGCCCGGTGGCACCACCCTGGTGACCACCCGCCGCAAGGACGCCGCGCTGGCGGGCGAGGGGCGCGGGCTGGTGGACGTGGGGCTCTTCACGCCCGACGAGGCGGCCGGCTACCTGACCCGCAGGCTCGGTGGTGATCCCGGCCGGCTCACGGAGGCCGGGGAACTGGCCGACGACCTCGGGCGGTTGCCGCTGGCCCTCGCGCAGGCGTGCGCGTACATGCTGGACCAGGACATGGGGTGCGGCGCGTACCGGGCCAGGCTCGCCGACCGGGCGCGCCGTCTGGACAGCCTGCTGCCGGAAGCCTCCGCCCTGCCCGACCAGCAGCGGCTCACCGTGGCCGCGGCCTGGGCACTCTCCATCGAGCTGGCCGACGGGCTCAACCCGGCGGGTCTGGCCCGGCCGGTCCTCGAACTGTCCAGTGTGCTCAGTCCGAACGGGATTCCCGCCGGCCTGTACACGACCGCCGCCGCACGGGCGTTCCTGGCCGCCGCCCGGGGCGGCCGGGAGGTGGACGCGGAGGACGCGCGCGGTGCCGTGCGGTGCCTGCACCGGCTCAGCCTGGTCAGTGCCGGTCCGGACGGCGCCCCCGTACAGGTGCACGGGCTCGTCCAGCGGACCGTGCGCGAACAGCTCGGCCCCCGGCGCGAGTCGGTGGTCGTCGGAAGGGCCGCCGACGCGCTGCACGAGATGTGGCCCCGGACCGAGCGGGAGTACGCCTTCGGGCAGTTGCTCCGTGCCAACGCCGAGGCGCTGCAGGACCACGGGGGTGCGCTGCTGTGGTCGGGCGGTGACGTCCACCCCGTTCTGCTGAGGGCGGGCCAGAGTCTCGGCACCGCTGGGCTGCTCAACGCCACGATGGCCCACTACCGACGGCTCGCCTCGGCCGCCACGGCGTACCTCGGCCCGGACCACCTCCGTACCCTCGCGTCACGCAGCAACGCGGTCCGTTTCCTGGCGCTCGCGGGGGATCCGCCCGGCGCGGTGGCGGCGTACGAGGACCTGCTCGCCGACTTCCTGCGCCTCGCCGGCCCCGACGACCCCAGGACGCTGGACACGCGACGCGAGATCGCCGCGGCGCGGGCGCAGGGCGGCGACCGGGCGGGCGCGCTCACCGCGTACGACCGCCTGTACGACGACTGCGTCCGGGTCTTCGGGCCGCGGGACCGCGAGACCCTCGACATCCGCTTCCACGTCGCCAAGCTGCTGAACGACACGGGGGACACCGCGCGTGCGACCGCGCTGTGCCAGGAACTGCTGCGCGACTGCCTGCGGGCGCTGGGGCCGTCGCACTCCCTCACCCTGGACGTCCGTATGAAGCTCGCGGATCTGCGGGGGGACGCGGGAGATCCGGCCGGGGCCGTCGCCGCGTGCGAGCAACTTCTCGCCGACTGTCTGGCGACGATCGGCGCGGACCACCGCGACGCTCTGTCCGTCCGGAGGCAGCTCGCGCACTGGCGGGGTGCGGCGGGAGATCCCGCCGGGGCGATCGCCGACCTGGAGGCGCTGCTCGACGACTCCGTGCGCGTGCTCGGCCCTCACCATATCGACGTCTCCGCAGCGCGCTTCGACCTCGGTCTGAGACGCAGCGAGGCGGGCCATCCGGCGGGGCCGATGGCCGCGATCGAGCAAGCGGCGGCCGGCATGGAACAGCTCCTCGGCGCGGGCCACCCGCTCACCATCACCCACCGCGTCCTGATCGCGGCGTGGAAGACCGCCCTGCTGGAGAGTGACCCGGCCGGGGCCGCCGCCGCCATGGAGGAACTGCTTCCCGAGCTGGTGGCCGCCGCGGGTCCGGACGACCCGGGGGTCCTCATGCAGCGCCGCATGCTGGCGGGGATCAGAGGCGCCATCGGTGATCCCGCCGCGGCGGCGCGCGAGTTCGCCGGTCTGCTGGCCGACTTCGTACGCGTGCTGGGTCCCGAGCATCCGCAGACCTTCGCCGTACGGGCCGACCTGGCCGACTGGCGGAGCGAGGCCGATGCCCCGGACGGAGCCGTCCCGGAGGCCGAGGACGTGCTCGGCGCCTGCAGGCGTGTGCTGGGGCCGACGCATCCGGAGACGCTGCACGCCCTGCAGGTGGTCGCGAAGAACCGGCGCGCGGCGGGTGACACGGCGGGGGCCGCGGCGGCCTACGAGGACTTGATCGACGTGCGGCGGCGGGTTCTGGGTCCTGACCATCCCGAGACCCTGCGCGCCCGCGGCACCCTGGCCGACCTGCGGAGCGAGGACGCGGACCCGGCCGATGCGGTCGCGGACCACGAGGAGCTGTTCGCCGACCACCTGCGGGTACTCGGTCCGGAGCATCCGAGGACACTCGATGTGCGCGGCCGAGTGCTCACCGCGCGGGGAGAGGCCGGAGATCCGGCGGGGGCGGCCGCTGCGTACGGGGAGCTGTTGCAGGACTACCAGCGGCTGCTCGGGCCTGACCACATGGAGACCCTTGTCGCTCGCACCACTTACGCGGGGCTGCTCGCACAGGCGAAGGAATACGCGCGTTCGGCCGCGACGTACGAGCGGGTGCTGACCGCGGGCCGGCGGATCTGGAGTCCCGAGCACTTCGCCACCCTGATGATCCGGGGATGCCTGGCCGAGATGCGGAGCCATGTCGACGGCGATCCGGCGTCGGGGCTTCCCGCGTTCGACGCGTTGCTGGCGGACTGTGTGCGGGCACTGGGGCCGGATCACTACGTCACGGACGCCACGCGTGCGTACATCGCGGGGCTGCGGGAACGGGACGCGACCGGGGCCGAGGGGGAGGCCGTCACGTTCCACGGCCTGCTGGAGAGCCGGGGGAAGGCCGCGCGTGCCGCAGGCGGCGACTCCGAGCACGTTCATCACTCTCCGGAGTGA
- a CDS encoding RIP homotypic interaction motif-containing protein — translation MVIASALAAGAAAAAQDVASAAVQDAYTALRESVRRLFAGRRGAEETLDRHAADPGAWQASLEEALTEAGAADDARLLAAARDVLRAIGREEGRPGEPPVDLRHARGVQVGDHNEQHNTFS, via the coding sequence ATGGTGATCGCGAGTGCCCTGGCGGCGGGGGCCGCCGCCGCCGCGCAGGACGTGGCCTCCGCCGCGGTCCAGGACGCGTACACGGCTCTGCGGGAGTCGGTCCGCCGCCTGTTCGCGGGGCGCCGCGGCGCGGAGGAGACGCTCGACCGGCACGCGGCCGATCCCGGGGCGTGGCAGGCGTCCCTGGAGGAGGCGCTGACGGAGGCCGGGGCCGCCGATGACGCCCGCCTCCTCGCCGCGGCGCGGGACGTGCTGCGCGCTATCGGCCGGGAGGAGGGGCGGCCCGGGGAGCCTCCGGTGGATCTGCGGCATGCCAGGGGCGTCCAGGTCGGCGACCACAACGAGCAGCACAACACGTTCTCCTGA
- a CDS encoding acetyl-CoA C-acetyltransferase has translation MTSEAYLYDALRTPRGRGKAGGALHGVKPVDLVTGLLHALLRRNPGLDPAAIDDIVLGVVSPHGDQGADIAKVAALAAGLPDTVAGVQVNRFCASGLEAVNTAAARVRAGWDDLILAGGVESMSRVPIGSDGGAWMNDPMTSLRAGYVPQGIGADLIATLGGFDRRAVDEYAATSQERAARAWKEGRFARSVVPVTDGAGLTVLDRDEHPRPGTTADSLAALPPAFARIGAEGGFDAVALQKYHWLERIEHVHHAGNSSGIVDGAALVAVGSRAAGERHGLTPRARVVSAAVTGSEPTIMLTGPAPATARALARAGLTMDDIDLVEINEAFAAVVLHFLRETGADPDRVNVNGGAIALGHPLGATGAMILGTLLDELERRDLRRGLATLCVGGGMGIATVIERL, from the coding sequence ATGACCAGCGAGGCGTACCTGTACGACGCCCTCCGCACGCCCCGCGGACGCGGCAAGGCCGGCGGCGCGCTGCACGGCGTCAAGCCCGTCGATCTCGTCACCGGCCTCCTGCACGCCCTGCTGCGCCGCAACCCCGGGCTCGATCCGGCCGCGATCGACGACATCGTCCTCGGCGTCGTCTCCCCGCACGGCGACCAGGGCGCCGACATCGCGAAGGTCGCCGCCCTCGCCGCCGGCCTGCCCGACACCGTCGCCGGGGTGCAGGTGAACCGCTTCTGCGCCTCCGGACTCGAAGCCGTCAACACGGCCGCAGCCAGGGTCAGGGCCGGCTGGGACGACCTGATCCTGGCGGGCGGCGTCGAGTCCATGTCCCGGGTCCCGATCGGTTCGGACGGCGGCGCGTGGATGAACGATCCCATGACGAGCCTCCGCGCGGGCTACGTGCCGCAGGGCATCGGTGCCGACCTCATCGCCACCCTCGGCGGATTCGACCGCCGCGCCGTGGACGAGTACGCCGCGACCTCGCAGGAACGGGCCGCCCGCGCCTGGAAGGAGGGCCGCTTCGCCCGGTCGGTCGTGCCCGTCACCGACGGGGCCGGCCTCACCGTCCTCGACCGCGACGAGCATCCGCGGCCCGGTACGACCGCAGACAGCCTCGCCGCGCTGCCGCCCGCGTTCGCCCGTATCGGCGCCGAGGGCGGCTTCGACGCGGTCGCCCTGCAGAAGTACCACTGGCTCGAACGCATCGAGCACGTCCACCACGCGGGGAACTCCTCCGGCATCGTGGACGGCGCGGCCCTCGTCGCGGTCGGCTCGCGCGCCGCGGGCGAGCGCCACGGGCTCACCCCCCGCGCACGCGTCGTCTCCGCCGCGGTCACCGGTTCCGAGCCGACCATCATGCTCACCGGCCCCGCGCCGGCGACGGCCAGGGCACTCGCCCGCGCCGGCCTCACGATGGACGACATCGACCTCGTGGAGATCAACGAGGCGTTCGCCGCCGTCGTCCTCCACTTCCTGCGGGAGACCGGCGCCGATCCGGACCGCGTCAACGTCAACGGCGGCGCCATCGCGCTCGGCCACCCGCTCGGCGCGACCGGCGCGATGATCCTCGGCACCCTCCTGGACGAGCTGGAACGCCGCGACCTCCGCCGCGGACTCGCCACCCTGTGCGTGGGCGGCGGCATGGGCATCGCCACCGTCATCGAACGCCTCTGA
- a CDS encoding 3-hydroxyacyl-CoA dehydrogenase NAD-binding domain-containing protein: MPEHDAHGTIHWHRDADGIVTLTLDAARLPAAVADAAFADALGAVTDRLTAEVATVRGIVITSAGDASAGGAPAELLAAGPEDARRVFDLARRVTRDLRRIETLGRPVVAALNAGATGLALELALACHHRIAVDDPAGRIGLPAPALGLMPGAGGVARTVRLLGVRAALETVLLDGRAHRPARALALGLVHELAADPDEMTNRARAWLNGAPDPRQPWDAPGYRIPGGTPGDRALAARLPYWPALLSARTGGAPAPALRAVLAAAVEGAQVDFDTAQTIESRHFTEVATGQVARNMIRASLDLRATGRRSARPADVPERPVRRVAVVGAGTTGAGIAGLAAAAGLDVVLTDVTREAARRGRDTAAAVLDRAVAADRIAGDARDAALARIAAATGTGALAGCDTVIEAVPEDTDLKRAVLRDAEEAAPGALLCTGTAVLAVADLAGGLRDAARLVGLRLPPEGGLAEIVRGPATGGTALARAYDLARALERTAVVVRDAPGPFTARVAGRFIDEGLALLAEGVPAPSVERAAARAGWATPLLALLDDLSLPSVLAARAAAAHRPAGTGSGAGVLGRMIEEFGRPGRAAGAGFYGYEDGRRTDLWPGLREHFARPGVAVPPDDLRDRLMIGPVLEAVELLEVGVVGSVADANTASLLGAGFPAWTGGVLSCANGWDGGLAGFAERARRLADVHGERFAPPPALLERAAAGRPFEDAGGRTAAAAPAP, from the coding sequence GTGCCGGAACACGACGCCCACGGAACGATCCACTGGCACCGCGACGCCGACGGCATCGTCACCCTCACCCTCGACGCCGCCCGGCTGCCGGCCGCCGTCGCGGACGCCGCGTTCGCCGACGCCCTGGGCGCCGTCACCGACCGGCTCACGGCCGAGGTCGCGACCGTCCGCGGCATTGTCATCACCTCGGCAGGCGACGCTTCCGCCGGCGGCGCCCCGGCCGAACTCCTGGCCGCAGGCCCCGAGGACGCCCGGCGCGTGTTCGACCTCGCCCGCCGCGTGACCCGCGATCTGCGCCGCATCGAGACGCTCGGCAGGCCCGTCGTCGCGGCCCTGAACGCCGGGGCCACCGGCCTCGCTCTCGAACTCGCCCTGGCCTGCCACCACCGGATCGCCGTCGACGACCCGGCCGGCCGGATCGGCCTCCCGGCGCCCGCTCTCGGCCTCATGCCGGGCGCGGGGGGCGTCGCCCGGACCGTGCGGCTCCTCGGCGTCCGAGCCGCACTGGAGACCGTCCTCCTCGACGGCCGCGCCCACCGCCCCGCCCGCGCCCTGGCGCTCGGGCTCGTGCACGAACTGGCGGCCGACCCCGACGAGATGACGAACCGCGCCCGCGCCTGGCTGAACGGTGCCCCTGACCCCCGCCAGCCCTGGGACGCCCCCGGGTACCGCATCCCGGGCGGCACACCCGGCGACCGGGCGCTCGCGGCCCGGCTGCCGTACTGGCCGGCCCTGCTGAGCGCCCGCACGGGCGGCGCCCCGGCACCTGCGCTCCGCGCGGTCCTGGCGGCCGCCGTCGAGGGCGCGCAGGTGGACTTCGACACCGCCCAGACGATCGAGTCGCGCCACTTCACCGAGGTCGCCACCGGACAGGTGGCCAGGAACATGATCCGCGCGTCGCTCGACCTGCGGGCGACCGGCCGGCGCAGCGCCCGCCCCGCCGACGTGCCCGAGCGGCCCGTCCGCCGCGTCGCCGTCGTCGGCGCGGGCACGACGGGCGCCGGCATCGCCGGGCTCGCCGCCGCAGCCGGCCTCGACGTCGTCCTCACGGACGTGACACGGGAGGCGGCGCGGCGCGGCAGGGACACGGCCGCCGCGGTGCTCGACCGCGCCGTGGCCGCGGACCGTATCGCCGGGGACGCGCGCGACGCGGCTCTCGCCCGTATCGCCGCGGCGACCGGGACCGGCGCGCTCGCCGGCTGCGACACCGTCATCGAGGCGGTCCCCGAGGACACGGACCTCAAGCGCGCGGTGCTGCGGGACGCGGAGGAGGCGGCGCCCGGCGCTCTGCTGTGCACGGGCACCGCGGTGCTCGCCGTCGCCGACCTGGCCGGGGGCCTGCGGGACGCGGCGCGCCTGGTCGGGCTGCGTCTGCCGCCCGAGGGCGGCCTCGCGGAGATCGTGCGCGGACCGGCCACGGGCGGGACGGCCCTGGCCCGCGCGTACGACCTGGCCCGGGCACTGGAGCGGACGGCCGTCGTCGTACGGGACGCCCCCGGCCCCTTCACGGCCCGGGTCGCCGGGCGTTTCATCGACGAGGGCCTCGCGCTGCTGGCTGAGGGGGTGCCCGCGCCGTCGGTCGAGCGCGCGGCTGCCCGGGCGGGCTGGGCGACGCCCCTCCTGGCGCTGCTGGACGACCTGTCGCTGCCGTCGGTCCTGGCGGCGAGGGCCGCCGCCGCGCACCGCCCGGCGGGCACCGGGTCCGGCGCCGGGGTGCTCGGCCGCATGATCGAGGAGTTCGGCCGTCCGGGCCGCGCCGCCGGTGCGGGCTTCTACGGGTACGAGGACGGGCGCCGTACGGATCTGTGGCCCGGGCTGCGCGAGCACTTCGCCCGCCCCGGCGTCGCCGTCCCCCCGGACGACCTGCGCGACCGCCTGATGATCGGCCCGGTACTTGAGGCCGTCGAGCTGCTGGAGGTGGGGGTGGTCGGTTCCGTCGCCGACGCCAACACCGCCTCGCTCCTCGGCGCCGGTTTCCCGGCCTGGACGGGCGGCGTCCTGAGCTGCGCGAACGGCTGGGACGGCGGGCTCGCCGGTTTCGCGGAGCGCGCGCGCCGGCTGGCCGACGTCCACGGGGAACGGTTCGCGCCGCCGCCCGCCCTGCTCGAACGGGCCGCCGCGGGCCGCCCGTTCGAGGACGCCGGCGGACGGACGGCGGCGGCCGCCCCGGCCCCCTGA
- a CDS encoding ATP-binding protein has protein sequence MTLTSPGTGTRRLTHSWLLTARREDLARFRRLASLAMREWQQAPHVTEVVLHGVTELLSNVARHVDDPRCTLELALTGGDVEVSVHDRSREVPRVTLPDWTAEEGRGLWLLSEMADELGFERTAEGKRVWVRVSGEPVDAL, from the coding sequence ATGACGCTCACCAGTCCGGGCACCGGGACCCGGCGACTCACCCACAGCTGGCTGCTCACCGCGCGTCGCGAGGACCTGGCGCGCTTCCGCAGGCTCGCCTCGCTCGCGATGCGCGAGTGGCAGCAGGCCCCGCACGTCACCGAGGTCGTGCTGCACGGCGTCACCGAACTGCTGTCGAACGTCGCCCGGCACGTCGACGATCCCCGCTGCACCCTCGAACTCGCCCTGACCGGCGGCGACGTCGAGGTATCGGTCCACGACCGGTCGCGGGAGGTGCCGCGCGTCACCCTCCCCGACTGGACCGCCGAGGAGGGCCGCGGCCTGTGGCTGCTGAGCGAGATGGCCGATGAACTGGGCTTCGAGCGCACGGCGGAGGGGAAACGCGTCTGGGTCCGGGTGAGCGGGGAGCCGGTCGACGCGCTCTGA